A window of the Bradyrhizobium ottawaense genome harbors these coding sequences:
- a CDS encoding tetratricopeptide repeat protein, whose protein sequence is MSRTTWRFWSALAAAMTLLSYAAAAEPCYDLQNPDARIAACTQDINSGKRTGPEQAVNYSNRGVAYRQKGDNERGIADFNEAIRLDPTFAASFHNRGLAYRDKGDPDRAVADYDEAIRLGLKDGSIFNSRGIAYFDKGDIDHAVADFSEAIRLDPKDATTFSNRGAAYHEKGDNDRAIADYSEAIRLDPKSAATFFKRGKAYGDKGDNDHAIADYSAAIRFDPRDAKAFFNRGSAYSDKGDSDRAIADYSEAIRLDPKDATAFNNRGIAYGDKGDNDRAIADITEAIRLDPKYANAFNNRGRVYNDKGDYDRAIADYNEATRLDPKFAVAFSNRGSAYSDKGDNERAIADYSEAIRIDPKHVKAFYNRGIAYLETGDNDRAIADYNEAIRLDPKSTRAFVGRGTAYQGKGDNDRAIADYNEAVRLNPKSASAYFARGRSYIFAGSIEKALADLNQASAQAPKNAYIALWADIVGQRNHLPSRLAQTSSRIDMAVWPAPVIRLFMDQMTPAAVLAAADDPDATKKIGQVCEANFYSGELSLTKGLKDEATRLFRLAASDCPHSFNEWDAANAELKALGVIP, encoded by the coding sequence ATGAGCCGCACGACATGGAGATTCTGGAGCGCTCTTGCTGCGGCCATGACGCTCCTGAGTTACGCCGCTGCCGCCGAGCCGTGCTACGATCTGCAAAACCCCGACGCCAGGATCGCTGCCTGTACGCAGGACATCAATTCGGGGAAACGGACGGGACCTGAGCAGGCGGTCAACTACAGCAATCGAGGCGTCGCCTATCGCCAAAAGGGCGACAACGAGCGCGGCATCGCCGACTTCAATGAGGCGATCCGGCTCGATCCCACCTTCGCCGCGTCCTTCCACAACCGGGGTCTCGCCTATCGCGACAAGGGCGATCCCGACCGCGCCGTCGCCGACTACGACGAGGCGATCCGGCTCGGTCTCAAGGACGGCAGTATCTTCAATAGCCGGGGGATCGCCTACTTCGACAAGGGCGATATCGACCACGCCGTCGCCGACTTCAGTGAAGCGATCCGGCTCGATCCCAAGGACGCCACGACCTTCAGCAATCGAGGCGCCGCTTACCACGAGAAGGGCGACAACGACCGCGCCATCGCCGACTACAGCGAGGCGATCCGGCTCGATCCCAAAAGCGCCGCGACCTTCTTCAAGCGAGGCAAAGCCTACGGCGACAAGGGCGACAACGACCATGCCATCGCCGACTACAGTGCGGCGATCAGGTTCGATCCCAGGGACGCCAAGGCTTTCTTCAATCGAGGTAGCGCCTACAGCGACAAGGGTGACAGCGACCGCGCCATCGCCGACTATAGCGAGGCGATCCGGCTCGATCCCAAAGACGCCACGGCCTTCAACAATCGAGGTATCGCCTATGGCGACAAGGGCGACAACGACCGTGCCATCGCCGACATCACCGAGGCGATCCGGCTCGATCCCAAATACGCCAATGCCTTCAACAATCGAGGTCGCGTCTATAACGACAAGGGCGACTACGACCGCGCCATCGCCGACTACAATGAGGCGACCCGGCTCGATCCCAAATTCGCCGTGGCCTTCAGCAATCGAGGTAGCGCCTATAGCGACAAGGGCGACAACGAACGCGCCATCGCGGACTACAGCGAGGCGATCCGGATCGATCCCAAACACGTCAAGGCCTTCTACAATCGAGGTATCGCCTATCTCGAAACGGGCGACAACGACCGCGCCATTGCCGATTACAACGAGGCGATCCGGCTCGATCCAAAATCCACCAGGGCCTTCGTCGGTCGTGGGACCGCTTACCAGGGCAAGGGCGACAATGACCGTGCCATTGCCGACTACAATGAGGCGGTCCGGCTCAATCCGAAATCCGCTTCGGCCTACTTTGCTCGCGGGCGTTCATACATCTTTGCCGGCTCGATCGAAAAGGCACTGGCCGATCTTAACCAGGCAAGTGCGCAGGCACCAAAAAATGCCTATATCGCACTGTGGGCCGATATCGTCGGCCAGCGTAACCATCTCCCGAGCCGTCTGGCGCAAACCAGCTCCCGGATCGACATGGCCGTCTGGCCGGCGCCTGTCATCAGACTGTTCATGGACCAGATGACGCCTGCGGCCGTACTTGCCGCCGCCGACGATCCGGACGCCACCAAGAAGATCGGCCAGGTCTGCGAGGCGAATTTCTACAGTGGTGAGCTTTCGCTGACCAAGGGGTTGAAGGACGAAGCAACCCGCCTGTTCCGCCTGGCGGCAAGCGATTGCCCGCACAGTTTCAACGAGTGGGATGCCGCCAATGCGGAACTGAAGGCGCTTGGCGTAATTCCATGA